CGTTGTACTATAAACGGCCTTGATTTCAATGTTCTTGAATGCCGGTTTTCCTTTTTTCAAAGCACAGATTATTGCGGCAGGCCCAATGCCAGTACACTGGCCCATCACCTGGAATTGTTGCTGGAGTCTTCATCAGAAACCAGTTTGCTGGATTGGATGATCAGCGATACAGCCACACATAACGGCAGTATTACCTTTTACCGCCGGGATGCATTGTCACGGCTGAAAGAGCTGAAGTTTTCCGACACCTACTGTATTGGCTATTCGGAGCATTTTAATGCTGCCAATGAACAACCCATGCAGATAAAACTGCTGTTATCTGCCAGGAAAATTCAGGTAAACAATTCCACATTCGAACATCAATGGCCAGCCTGATAAAACTACTGCTTATGACTGCTATCGCTACTATTTCCGTCATCCTCGACGGAGAGCAATATACCAATGTATTGTCGCTACAGCTGGAACAATACCTACATATGCCACATGGTTTCGAACTGATGGTACCGGGAAACTGGCTACAGCAGCAGCATACACCCGAACAGTTAGTACAAAGACTACTGGGTAAACAGCTGGAAATAAATCTTCAAACCGGCAGCCGGCAGAAAAATACTTTCCGAGGCCTGGTAACAAGTGTGCATATCAATGCCACTGCTGCCGGCCATGGCAGCTGTATCGTGAAAGGCAGCAGTCCGGACATAACCTTGCACCGTACTGCAGCAATGCAGGTGTTTGAGAACAAATCGGCAGCTACACTGGCAAAAGATTTCACCACGTCCCTGCGACAAACCAATATCAGCCCTAAGGCACACGAACCAATCCCCTACCTGTTACAGTGCCAGGAAACCAATCTGCTATTGCTACAGCGCATCGCCGTCCTGTACAAGGAATGGTGTTTTTATGACGGCACCACCTTTCATTTCGGTAACTATCAGCCTGCATATATTTCTTTACAGACAGGAATACAGCTACTGGATTTTGAAATCAGTGTTGCCATGCCTGCGCCGGCCGCACAGGTGCATTGTTTCGACTATATGCTGTCCAGCCAGCAATATGCTACCGTAAAAGATTTGCCCAAAGATAACTACCTGCATCACCTCTTTGATGAAGTAACAGTATTGAATAATGCTTCAACATTAATATCAGCCGGCGCCTCAGCGGAATCTGAAGCGATAATGCAACAAGCGGTAGACAAACAAACGCGGACTTTATTCACACAAGGGTTGCAGCTCCGCGGCAGGAGTATCCATGCCGGTATTCGTCCCGGAGATATTATCCGCGTGGAGCCGGCAGATAAAAGTAAGTCCTACGGCGATTTCAGGGTGATGGCTGTCCGGCATTTCATGACAGGAGACCATAGTTATTACAATACGTTCCAAGCTATATCTACAGCAGTGGAAGCGCCGGGATACAACGTTGAAACCCCGCGTTGTCATGGACAAAGCGCTGTAGTA
This window of the Chitinophaga sp. Cy-1792 genome carries:
- the tssD gene encoding type VI secretion system tube protein TssD, which translates into the protein MSFKARCTINGLDFNVLECRFSFFQSTDYCGRPNASTLAHHLELLLESSSETSLLDWMISDTATHNGSITFYRRDALSRLKELKFSDTYCIGYSEHFNAANEQPMQIKLLLSARKIQVNNSTFEHQWPA
- a CDS encoding phage baseplate assembly protein V, yielding MTAIATISVILDGEQYTNVLSLQLEQYLHMPHGFELMVPGNWLQQQHTPEQLVQRLLGKQLEINLQTGSRQKNTFRGLVTSVHINATAAGHGSCIVKGSSPDITLHRTAAMQVFENKSAATLAKDFTTSLRQTNISPKAHEPIPYLLQCQETNLLLLQRIAVLYKEWCFYDGTTFHFGNYQPAYISLQTGIQLLDFEISVAMPAPAAQVHCFDYMLSSQQYATVKDLPKDNYLHHLFDEVTVLNNASTLISAGASAESEAIMQQAVDKQTRTLFTQGLQLRGRSIHAGIRPGDIIRVEPADKSKSYGDFRVMAVRHFMTGDHSYYNTFQAISTAVEAPGYNVETPRCHGQSAVVTDNEDPENLGRVKVRYQWQTTGSSPWMRIMQPVAGNGKGWYFLPEINEEVWIGYEQQHSDKPFVAGSFYNNSQRPAPAAVQNNLKVIRSRSGHTITLDDTPGAEQVHIADKGGNQLLLDTSSGTMQLQAPELITLHSKNILLKADAAVTLAAAGDVSISAASNLYQYATATAVLSAGELSLITDKQLSLFAAELKAVSENAALHSTKGDFLIKSAKALHIQGEEKINMH